The following are encoded together in the Clostridium sp. BJN0013 genome:
- a CDS encoding helix-turn-helix transcriptional regulator has product MKINRLLAIIVMLLNRDKISAVELSQKFEVSIRTIYRDIDAINMAGIPIASKQGNNGGFYILENYKINHQFLTLGDMISIVEALKNINGVLNNKNVEIAMEKMKNIIPSNKKSEVDLHFKQVFIDTLPWGFKKSENENIKYKVIYKALKENKCISFNYRNSKGEYILREAEPVTLVFKGFSWYIFSFCLLKGDYRIFKLTRMDGLEILNREVSRERISYGEYINSKSPEKSPVKLLLKFSEEVRYRIQDYFHEEEMTFLEDGSVIVNTEVIEDGWVYSMVLSYGATKR; this is encoded by the coding sequence ATGAAAATAAACAGATTGCTGGCAATTATAGTTATGCTTTTAAATAGAGATAAAATATCTGCTGTAGAGTTATCCCAAAAATTTGAGGTTTCCATAAGAACCATTTACAGGGATATTGATGCAATCAATATGGCAGGGATTCCCATAGCTTCAAAACAAGGAAATAATGGGGGATTCTATATCTTAGAAAACTATAAAATAAATCATCAATTCCTCACACTGGGGGATATGATTTCCATAGTGGAAGCTTTAAAAAATATAAATGGGGTATTAAATAATAAAAATGTAGAAATTGCCATGGAAAAGATGAAGAATATAATACCATCCAATAAGAAAAGTGAAGTTGACCTGCACTTCAAGCAAGTTTTTATAGATACACTGCCCTGGGGGTTTAAAAAATCTGAAAATGAAAATATTAAATACAAAGTTATATATAAAGCACTAAAGGAAAATAAGTGTATAAGTTTTAATTACAGAAATTCAAAAGGAGAATATATTTTAAGAGAGGCGGAACCTGTTACTCTTGTATTTAAAGGATTTTCCTGGTATATTTTTTCCTTTTGTCTTTTAAAAGGGGATTACAGAATATTTAAACTCACTAGAATGGATGGATTGGAGATTTTAAATAGGGAAGTTTCAAGGGAAAGAATTTCCTATGGAGAATATATAAACAGTAAAAGTCCGGAAAAAAGTCCTGTAAAACTTTTACTTAAGTTTTCAGAAGAAGTGAGGTATAGGATACAGGATTATTTCCATGAAGAGGAGATGACATTTCTTGAAGATGGTAGTGTTATAGTAAATACGGAAGTTATAGAAGATGGCTGGGTATATTCTATGGTGTTGAGTTATGGTGCAACTAAACGGTAG
- a CDS encoding winged helix-turn-helix transcriptional regulator, translated as MSTSVNQNKNVCPLELVQQVIGGKWKIMILWALSEETKRFNELQKLFPNITQTMLTKQLRELENDNFIHREVYKEVPPKVEYSLTPTGKDFFPIIRQMNDWGRLNYDILNK; from the coding sequence ATGAGTACATCAGTAAATCAAAATAAGAATGTGTGTCCTCTGGAATTGGTTCAGCAGGTTATCGGAGGCAAGTGGAAAATTATGATACTTTGGGCATTAAGTGAAGAAACAAAAAGATTTAATGAGTTGCAGAAGTTATTTCCCAACATAACGCAGACTATGCTTACAAAACAATTGCGGGAGCTTGAAAACGATAATTTTATCCATCGTGAAGTTTATAAGGAGGTTCCGCCAAAAGTAGAATATTCATTAACGCCTACGGGAAAAGACTTTTTTCCAATCATACGGCAAATGAACGATTGGGGAAGACTTAATTATGATATTTTGAATAAATGA
- a CDS encoding response regulator transcription factor, translating to MYKIMIIEDDRALSDNIMEMLIKWGFNVYGVRDYSNILSEFIENKPHLVVMDINLPYFDGFYWCNKIREMSQCPIIFLSSRDSNMDIIMAVNMGADDYITKPFSMDVLIAKISALIRRTYSYREGASELLECNGAILNLTYKTLSYNEREIELTKNEFKIILLLMKNNGKTISRERIMRTLWDDENFISDNTLTVNINRLRMRLRDIGLHDFIKTKKGRGYEIS from the coding sequence ATGTATAAAATAATGATAATTGAAGACGACAGGGCACTTTCAGATAATATTATGGAAATGTTGATTAAATGGGGTTTTAATGTGTATGGAGTAAGAGATTATTCCAATATTCTCTCTGAATTTATTGAAAATAAACCCCATTTAGTTGTTATGGATATTAACTTACCTTATTTTGATGGGTTTTATTGGTGTAATAAAATCAGAGAAATGTCTCAATGTCCCATTATATTTCTTTCTTCAAGAGATAGCAATATGGATATTATTATGGCTGTAAATATGGGGGCAGATGATTATATAACAAAACCTTTTTCTATGGATGTTTTAATTGCAAAAATAAGTGCACTTATAAGAAGGACTTATTCATATAGGGAAGGAGCTTCTGAACTATTAGAGTGTAATGGAGCTATATTGAATTTGACGTATAAAACGCTTTCGTATAATGAAAGAGAAATTGAACTTACAAAAAATGAATTTAAAATTATACTACTTTTAATGAAAAATAATGGAAAAACTATATCAAGGGAGAGAATAATGAGAACACTTTGGGATGATGAGAATTTTATAAGTGATAATACCCTTACAGTAAATATTAATAGACTTCGTATGAGATTAAGAGATATAGGACTCCATGATTTTATAAAAACAAAAAAAGGACGTGGGTATGAAATATCATGA
- a CDS encoding VanZ family protein: MKNFTKNIVLFIFSSIIGFSLHRMLTADLIMNFFPRIYSHTWIHIMAIICQGIFIFALINLLIHKKISKPYAYILWGCYFCILMFIFFIRMVGMTGINLNPLDIIKNISADPLFIFTVIMNIFIFIPLGYLFRKKTFTFSLVSAFVISLCIEIIQYILKVGIFDIDDIIFNIIGFMIGCRLIKFEKL; this comes from the coding sequence ATGAAAAATTTTACAAAAAACATTGTGCTTTTTATATTTTCTTCAATAATAGGTTTTTCTTTACATAGGATGTTGACAGCAGATTTAATAATGAATTTTTTCCCTAGAATTTACTCACATACTTGGATACATATAATGGCTATAATATGTCAAGGAATATTTATATTTGCTCTTATTAATCTTCTTATACATAAAAAGATTAGTAAACCATATGCATATATACTTTGGGGATGTTATTTTTGTATTCTAATGTTTATTTTTTTTATAAGAATGGTTGGAATGACAGGAATAAATCTTAATCCTCTTGATATTATCAAAAATATATCTGCAGATCCTTTATTTATATTCACAGTGATTATGAATATATTTATATTTATCCCATTAGGGTATTTATTTAGAAAAAAAACTTTTACATTTTCTTTGGTAAGCGCATTTGTTATTTCTCTTTGTATAGAAATAATTCAATATATTTTAAAAGTAGGTATTTTTGATATAGATGATATAATATTTAACATAATAGGATTTATGATAGGTTGTAGGCTCATAAAGTTTGAAAAATTATAA
- a CDS encoding sensor histidine kinase, giving the protein MKNSVFKIIYFICIFTVINLILYSSKPVGASFYDIVYMDFLIIAISVFFMFVDYKRWKCNYKEIYESVTGGKEINLSILGGNHVFEVWLIKEILKIKDREKNEKVQEVKDNLDEINDYMTKWIHEVKIPLSVCELILDKMEETNISEQLRLEMDRIKFLINQVLYISRASSFSEDLQVGEINVARIIKAVVKKNASFFIAKKINLNFENIDFNVITDEKWISYIIDQIINNSCKYMYEGGRIDIWGEENDKEITLHIKDNGIGIEKKDIRRIFDKGFTGENGRQFGKSTGMGLYLSKKIIDKLNHQLKVESQVGIGTEFIIYFYKLSDYFNVT; this is encoded by the coding sequence ATGAAAAATTCAGTTTTTAAAATAATATATTTCATCTGCATTTTTACTGTGATAAATTTAATATTATACAGTAGTAAGCCCGTTGGTGCATCATTTTATGATATAGTTTACATGGATTTTTTAATTATAGCTATATCAGTATTTTTTATGTTTGTTGATTACAAAAGATGGAAATGCAATTATAAAGAAATATATGAATCTGTAACTGGTGGAAAGGAAATAAACTTAAGTATATTGGGAGGGAATCATGTTTTTGAAGTTTGGCTTATAAAGGAAATCCTAAAAATTAAGGATAGAGAAAAAAATGAAAAGGTTCAGGAAGTAAAAGATAATTTAGATGAAATCAATGATTATATGACAAAATGGATTCATGAAGTAAAGATCCCCTTATCTGTGTGTGAACTTATTTTAGATAAAATGGAGGAGACAAATATATCTGAACAACTGAGACTTGAAATGGACAGAATAAAATTTCTTATAAACCAGGTGCTTTATATAAGTAGAGCTTCAAGCTTTTCAGAGGATCTCCAGGTAGGTGAAATTAATGTTGCCCGGATTATTAAAGCAGTAGTGAAAAAAAATGCATCATTTTTTATAGCAAAAAAAATAAATTTAAATTTTGAAAATATTGATTTTAATGTAATAACGGATGAAAAATGGATTTCCTATATTATAGATCAAATTATAAATAATAGCTGTAAATATATGTATGAGGGTGGAAGAATAGATATATGGGGAGAAGAAAATGATAAGGAGATAACACTTCACATTAAAGATAATGGAATAGGCATAGAAAAAAAAGATATAAGGAGAATATTTGACAAAGGTTTTACGGGAGAAAATGGAAGACAATTTGGCAAATCTACAGGAATGGGTTTGTATCTTTCAAAAAAAATAATAGATAAGTTAAATCATCAATTAAAAGTCGAATCTCAAGTAGGCATCGGAACAGAATTTATTATATATTTTTACAAACTGTCAGATTATTTTAATGTTACATAA
- a CDS encoding peptidoglycan-binding protein — MMDIHGMYIHHANIYSDYIGYGHITEGDKVKCLQAAIDYKFGYSLAVDGYFGSQTQSAVLDIQSSYNLSCDGIVGPSTWQVIVN; from the coding sequence ATGATGGATATACATGGTATGTATATCCATCATGCTAACATATATAGCGATTACATAGGATATGGGCATATAACTGAAGGAGATAAAGTAAAGTGTCTTCAAGCGGCTATAGATTATAAATTCGGATATAGTTTAGCTGTTGATGGATACTTTGGCTCTCAAACTCAATCTGCAGTACTTGATATTCAAAGTAGCTACAATCTTTCCTGCGATGGAATTGTAGGTCCTTCAACTTGGCAAGTAATTGTTAATTAA
- a CDS encoding RNA-guided endonuclease InsQ/TnpB family protein: MIRAIKIRLKPTKEQEILMWKSIGIARFAYNWGLARQEENYKKASEFISCRKLRDEFNKLKSTEEFAWLNEISSKTINQAFEDLQTAYNNFFDGIAKHPKFKSKKKSRKSFYVRHDAVKFKDGKVKMEKIGKIQYKTNYDIPDLPKYTNPRCHFDGRYWYLSLGFEQGENQAGLNKDLSVGIDLGVHDLAIVNCLDNPIKNINKSGKVKKLKKKLKRLQKQVSRKYEANKQGLQFIKTNNIVKLEKKIGLIHRELGNIRLNHIHQATNKIIKLRPYRVVMEDLNITGMMKNKHLSEAIQEQCLYEFMRQIKYKCGFNGIQFVQVDKFYPSSKTCSCCGSIKSDLKLKDRVYVCPECGLVIDRDKNASINLGNYKLVE, translated from the coding sequence ATGATAAGAGCAATTAAGATAAGATTAAAACCAACAAAAGAACAAGAAATATTAATGTGGAAATCAATAGGTATAGCCAGATTTGCTTACAATTGGGGTTTAGCAAGACAAGAAGAAAATTATAAGAAAGCTAGTGAATTCATATCTTGCAGAAAATTGAGGGATGAATTTAATAAGTTGAAGAGTACAGAAGAATTCGCATGGCTAAATGAAATAAGCAGTAAAACTATCAATCAAGCGTTTGAAGATTTACAAACAGCTTATAATAATTTCTTTGATGGAATAGCTAAGCATCCTAAATTTAAATCTAAGAAAAAGTCGAGAAAATCATTTTATGTTAGACACGATGCCGTTAAATTTAAAGATGGCAAGGTTAAAATGGAGAAAATAGGTAAAATTCAATACAAAACTAATTATGATATTCCCGATTTACCTAAGTACACTAACCCAAGATGTCATTTTGATGGCCGATACTGGTATTTATCTTTAGGATTTGAACAGGGCGAAAACCAGGCTGGGTTGAATAAAGATTTAAGTGTAGGAATAGATTTAGGCGTTCATGATTTAGCTATAGTAAATTGTCTGGACAATCCTATAAAAAACATTAATAAATCAGGTAAAGTTAAGAAATTAAAGAAAAAACTTAAAAGATTACAGAAACAAGTATCAAGGAAGTATGAAGCAAATAAACAAGGACTCCAATTTATCAAGACTAATAATATTGTTAAATTGGAAAAGAAGATAGGACTTATACATAGAGAGCTTGGCAATATTAGATTAAACCATATTCATCAAGCTACCAATAAAATAATTAAGTTAAGACCATATAGGGTAGTTATGGAAGACTTAAATATAACAGGTATGATGAAGAATAAACATCTATCGGAAGCCATACAAGAACAATGCCTATATGAATTTATGAGGCAGATTAAATATAAATGCGGGTTTAATGGAATTCAATTTGTTCAAGTTGATAAATTCTACCCATCAAGTAAAACATGTTCTTGTTGTGGAAGCATAAAGTCAGATTTAAAACTGAAAGATAGAGTTTATGTCTGTCCTGAATGTGGATTAGTTATTGATAGAGACAAAAACGCTTCAATAAATCTTGGTAATTATAAATTAGTAGAATAA
- a CDS encoding NAD(P)H-dependent oxidoreductase — translation MNVVVVYAHPYDGSFCKGILDTITSHLQSRGATVKVKDLVKIKFDAVMQPDDLKAASTEVYTDEVKREQEDVLWSDAIITIAPIWFGAMPGFLKGYFDKVFMTKFAYDVEYGGKIKGKRVFSLFTAGSNDPYLDMAGQYECINLSLDNLFGSVGFIDVATKFFQSVPIVTDEARKQYLTEATQFVDQIFDCQPGEVG, via the coding sequence ATGAATGTAGTTGTTGTTTACGCGCACCCCTATGATGGAAGCTTTTGCAAAGGAATATTGGACACTATCACATCCCACTTGCAAAGCAGAGGTGCAACTGTTAAGGTAAAAGACCTTGTAAAAATAAAATTTGATGCCGTTATGCAACCAGACGATCTAAAAGCCGCAAGCACTGAGGTCTATACAGATGAGGTGAAGCGAGAACAGGAGGATGTTCTCTGGTCAGATGCAATTATTACAATTGCTCCTATTTGGTTCGGAGCAATGCCCGGCTTTCTAAAAGGTTATTTTGACAAGGTGTTTATGACTAAATTCGCCTATGATGTAGAATATGGCGGTAAAATAAAAGGGAAAAGGGTATTTTCACTCTTTACAGCCGGCTCTAACGATCCGTATCTGGATATGGCAGGTCAATATGAGTGCATTAATCTTTCACTGGACAATCTCTTTGGCAGTGTAGGCTTCATCGATGTTGCCACTAAATTCTTTCAATCTGTGCCTATTGTTACTGATGAAGCAAGGAAACAGTATTTAACCGAAGCAACTCAATTTGTGGATCAGATTTTTGATTGCCAGCCCGGAGAGGTTGGATAG
- a CDS encoding GyrI-like domain-containing protein — MDFKIVEKSRILLVGKEIRTSNKDEDCSIKIQTLWKEFSEKKLGDAVHNKLNSDEILGVYTDYENKEFGYYSFVVGFEVSNGDDIPEGMVLKIIPPSKYCVITAKGKMPESIGKAWQYIWNADIKRSYTGDFELYDKRYNDNENPEVDIYVAVK; from the coding sequence ATGGATTTTAAAATAGTGGAAAAAAGCCGGATACTTTTGGTGGGTAAAGAGATAAGAACCAGCAATAAAGATGAAGATTGCAGCATTAAAATTCAAACACTGTGGAAGGAATTTTCAGAAAAAAAACTTGGAGATGCTGTACACAATAAGTTGAATAGTGATGAAATTCTTGGAGTGTACACAGATTATGAAAACAAAGAATTTGGTTATTATTCCTTTGTAGTTGGATTTGAAGTTTCAAATGGAGATGACATACCTGAAGGAATGGTATTAAAAATAATACCACCTTCAAAGTATTGCGTTATAACTGCGAAAGGTAAAATGCCTGAGAGCATTGGTAAGGCTTGGCAGTATATATGGAATGCGGACATTAAAAGAAGTTATACGGGAGATTTTGAACTTTATGATAAAAGGTACAATGACAATGAAAACCCTGAAGTGGATATATATGTGGCAGTAAAATAA
- a CDS encoding ABC transporter ATP-binding protein, with the protein MGIVIETKNLKKVYGSKSMSFTALGGIDLQVEEGEFLGIMGPSGAGKTTLLNIISTIDNPTSGSYFFQGEDMSKVKGKALASFRKNKIGFIFQDFNLLDNMSVQDNIALPLALGKVKYSEITRKVNEISDFLGLKEHLNKYPYQLSGGQKQRVAAARALMTTPSVIFADEPTGSLDSKSAAELLGCLTDMNIKYKTTIIMVTHDAFAASYCRRIMFIKDGKIHARLDKNKDRKEFFHRIMDMVSSMSSGIDYYVQDDKRRDH; encoded by the coding sequence ATGGGTATAGTTATAGAAACAAAAAATTTAAAAAAAGTTTACGGTTCAAAATCTATGTCTTTTACTGCTTTAGGTGGAATTGATTTGCAGGTTGAAGAAGGGGAATTTCTTGGCATAATGGGGCCTTCAGGAGCAGGGAAGACTACTTTGCTGAATATTATTTCTACAATTGACAATCCAACTAGTGGAAGTTATTTTTTTCAGGGAGAGGATATGTCGAAGGTTAAAGGTAAAGCTCTGGCAAGTTTTAGAAAGAATAAAATAGGTTTTATATTTCAGGATTTTAACCTTTTGGATAATATGTCAGTTCAGGATAATATAGCTCTTCCACTTGCACTTGGGAAGGTCAAATACAGTGAAATAACAAGGAAAGTCAATGAGATATCGGATTTTTTGGGACTTAAGGAACATCTAAATAAATATCCCTATCAGCTTTCTGGAGGACAAAAGCAGAGAGTTGCAGCGGCAAGGGCGCTTATGACAACGCCTTCTGTAATATTTGCAGATGAACCTACAGGTTCTCTGGATTCAAAGTCTGCGGCAGAACTTCTAGGATGTCTTACAGATATGAATATAAAATATAAAACAACTATAATAATGGTAACACATGATGCCTTTGCTGCCAGCTACTGCAGAAGAATAATGTTTATAAAAGACGGAAAAATTCATGCAAGACTGGATAAAAACAAGGATAGAAAGGAATTTTTCCATAGGATTATGGATATGGTTTCCTCCATGAGCAGCGGTATAGATTATTATGTACAGGATGATAAGAGGAGGGATCATTAA
- a CDS encoding MGMT family protein, translated as MAKNFFSKVYDLVARIPRGKVATYGQIAFMLGEPGSARIVGWAMRKAPSHLPCHRVVKKSGELSPDYVFGSSDIQKALLKSEGITLKKDGHIDMKKYLWDGR; from the coding sequence TTGGCCAAAAATTTTTTCTCAAAAGTTTATGACCTAGTTGCCAGAATACCCAGGGGCAAAGTAGCTACCTACGGTCAGATAGCCTTCATGCTGGGAGAACCCGGAAGTGCCCGAATAGTTGGGTGGGCAATGAGAAAAGCTCCTTCCCATCTCCCTTGTCACAGAGTTGTGAAAAAATCCGGTGAACTGTCTCCAGATTATGTATTTGGAAGCTCTGACATTCAAAAAGCTCTTTTAAAATCAGAGGGGATCACTTTAAAAAAAGATGGGCATATAGATATGAAAAAATATTTATGGGATGGCAGATGA
- a CDS encoding ribbon-helix-helix domain-containing protein: protein MADKDLKNRTPFSNAVNTELLNKLKAYSKETGTPMSKLLDKAIESFLNNIKRLH from the coding sequence ATGGCTGACAAAGATTTGAAAAATAGAACTCCTTTTTCAAATGCAGTTAATACTGAGTTACTGAATAAACTAAAAGCTTATTCTAAAGAAACAGGAACACCAATGTCAAAATTATTAGATAAAGCTATCGAATCATTTTTAAATAACATTAAAAGATTACATTAA
- a CDS encoding zinc ribbon domain-containing protein, with the protein MEEKYCQSCGMLLSEEFYASESDNKKNYEYCMYCYENGSFKQPNLTMEEMIEACIPFMKEKGMGEKEARSLMKNVLPNLKRWKKH; encoded by the coding sequence ATGGAAGAGAAATATTGTCAGAGTTGTGGAATGCTTTTAAGTGAGGAATTTTATGCCAGTGAATCAGATAATAAGAAAAACTATGAATACTGCATGTACTGCTATGAAAATGGAAGTTTTAAACAGCCGAATTTAACTATGGAAGAAATGATTGAGGCTTGTATTCCTTTTATGAAAGAAAAAGGAATGGGAGAAAAGGAAGCAAGATCTCTTATGAAAAATGTCCTTCCAAATTTAAAAAGATGGAAAAAACACTAA
- a CDS encoding peptide deformylase, producing the protein MIKEILLLGNYDLYRKSSPVEEKDTDLIKQAVSNLHDTLIDFRKKYNAGRAIAAPQIGVFKRLIYMYIDEPLIFINPILTFPNKEMMEVMDDCMSFPNLLVKVKRFKNCTVTYKDMNFEENSIKFEGDLSELIQHEYDHLDGILATMRAIDNKSFYLKNSI; encoded by the coding sequence ATGATAAAAGAAATACTGCTTCTTGGAAATTATGATCTATATAGAAAAAGTTCACCAGTGGAAGAAAAAGACACAGATTTAATAAAACAAGCCGTTTCTAATTTACATGATACTTTAATTGATTTTCGTAAAAAATATAATGCAGGCAGGGCAATTGCCGCACCTCAAATTGGTGTATTCAAAAGGCTTATATATATGTACATTGACGAACCTTTGATTTTCATTAATCCCATACTTACCTTTCCCAATAAAGAAATGATGGAAGTAATGGATGACTGTATGTCTTTTCCCAACCTTTTAGTAAAAGTAAAGCGTTTTAAAAATTGTACGGTAACCTATAAGGATATGAATTTCGAAGAAAATTCCATAAAATTTGAAGGTGATCTTTCAGAACTGATACAACACGAATATGACCACTTAGACGGTATACTTGCTACAATGCGGGCCATAGACAATAAATCTTTTTATCTTAAAAATAGTATATAA
- a CDS encoding MerR family transcriptional regulator, with protein MEYTVQKLALMSGVSARTLRYYDEIGILKPARINSSGYRIYGEKEVDRLQQILFYREFGIKLDNIKSIMDSPYFDRAKALKKHHNKLLEKRIQLDLLISNVEKTIESMEGRIKMNDSEKFQGFKEKLIYDNEKKYGGEIRNKYGNDVVDRSNNRLKNMTQEEYEEVTNLEKEILETLDKAYKTGDASGELAQKTAKLHAKWISFYWGNYNKKAHASLAQMYVEDSRFKAYYDRKQPGTAEFLRDAILIYTGIKK; from the coding sequence ATGGAATATACAGTGCAGAAGTTGGCTCTCATGTCAGGTGTCAGTGCACGGACACTCAGGTATTACGATGAAATTGGAATTTTAAAACCTGCCAGGATCAATTCATCAGGTTACCGCATATATGGGGAAAAAGAAGTGGATAGGCTTCAGCAAATACTTTTTTACAGAGAATTTGGAATAAAATTGGATAATATTAAAAGTATTATGGATTCTCCCTATTTTGACAGGGCAAAGGCACTTAAAAAACATCATAATAAACTTCTTGAAAAGAGAATACAGTTGGATTTATTGATTTCAAATGTGGAGAAAACAATTGAATCCATGGAGGGGAGAATTAAAATGAATGACAGTGAGAAATTTCAAGGATTTAAAGAAAAGCTCATTTATGATAATGAAAAAAAGTACGGAGGAGAAATCAGAAACAAATATGGAAATGATGTGGTGGATAGATCAAATAACAGGTTAAAAAATATGACCCAGGAAGAATATGAAGAAGTTACTAATCTTGAAAAGGAAATCCTTGAGACTCTGGATAAAGCTTATAAAACAGGTGATGCTTCAGGAGAGTTGGCTCAAAAGACTGCAAAACTTCATGCTAAGTGGATAAGTTTTTACTGGGGAAATTATAATAAAAAGGCTCATGCATCCCTTGCACAAATGTATGTGGAAGATAGTAGGTTTAAGGCATATTATGATAGAAAACAGCCTGGAACAGCAGAGTTTTTAAGAGATGCAATTTTGATTTATACAGGAATAAAAAAATAG
- a CDS encoding flavodoxin family protein, whose translation MKVLAFNGSPRKKWNTATLLNKALEGATSQGATTEMIHLYDLNYKGCISCFACKTKGGKSFGKCPVQDDLAEIFQKVEQADALIFGSPIYWGRVSGEMVAFLDRLLFQYLGYGKSRRSYYPKKINTGFIYTGNATEDSLKKMGMDKPIEINEWSMKMIFGSSESLISYETCQFEDYSKVEADLVDVEARAKRRAEVFPIDCQKAFDMGVRLATKELIKSIIQNPLKYTERALRDIKRTHHNDERLRQILLNPKKVDICGENTFIVRGRKTAKMKVEIIEGKYLLVHWFEYNKTFII comes from the coding sequence ATGAAAGTGCTAGCATTTAACGGAAGTCCGCGAAAAAAATGGAATACTGCCACCCTTTTAAACAAAGCATTGGAGGGGGCCACATCACAGGGTGCTACAACCGAGATGATTCATCTTTATGATCTGAACTACAAGGGGTGTATCAGCTGTTTCGCCTGTAAAACCAAAGGCGGAAAAAGCTTTGGCAAATGCCCGGTACAAGACGATCTGGCAGAAATCTTCCAAAAAGTAGAGCAAGCTGATGCACTTATTTTCGGATCACCTATCTATTGGGGTCGGGTAAGCGGTGAAATGGTTGCTTTTCTGGATCGGTTACTGTTTCAGTACCTTGGATATGGTAAATCCCGGCGCTCGTATTATCCGAAAAAAATAAATACCGGGTTTATTTATACAGGGAATGCGACAGAAGACTCGCTAAAAAAAATGGGTATGGATAAACCCATTGAGATTAATGAGTGGTCAATGAAAATGATATTTGGGTCTTCTGAGTCGCTTATTAGTTATGAGACGTGTCAGTTTGAAGATTACTCCAAGGTTGAAGCTGATCTTGTTGACGTTGAAGCGAGGGCTAAAAGAAGGGCCGAAGTATTCCCCATTGATTGCCAAAAAGCATTTGACATGGGGGTAAGATTGGCAACTAAAGAGTTAATTAAGTCTATAATACAAAATCCTTTAAAGTATACTGAAAGAGCATTAAGGGATATAAAAAGAACCCATCATAATGATGAGAGGCTCAGGCAGATACTTTTAAATCCAAAAAAAGTAGATATTTGTGGTGAAAATACTTTTATAGTTCGCGGGAGGAAGACAGCAAAAATGAAAGTTGAGATTATTGAAGGCAAGTATTTGTTAGTGCATTGGTTTGAGTATAATAAAACATTTATTATCTAA